TACGATTTAAACTACGTTACTTTAGATGGAAATATTGCTTGCATAGTAAATGGTGCCGGACTTGCAATGGCTACCATTGATATCATTAAACATTATGGCGGTGAACCTGCAAACTTCCTAGATGTAGGAGGTTCCACAAACGCTGAAAAAGTATCGGAAGCTTTCAAAATTATCCTTTCCGATCAAAAAGTACGCGGTATTTTTGTTAATATTTTTGGCGGCATTGTGCAATGCGATGCAATTGCCGAAGGTATTGTAGAAGCCGCTAAACAGGTAAAAATTACAGTTCCATTAGTCGTTCGCCTTGAAGGTACAAACGTTGTAAAAGGTAAACAAATATTAAAAGATTCAGGCATCAGCATAACTGTTGCCGACTCAATGGCCGATGGTGCAGAAAAAGTTGTTTCCTTAGTAGGATAATTGTTAGGAGGAGAATTGTGAGCGTTTTTATTAATGAAAATACAAAAGTTGTAGTGCAAGGTATTACTGGTTCAGCAGCTAAATTCCATACAAAACAAATGCTTGAGTACGGCACAAAAATCGTTGCTGGCGTTACTCCAGGCAAAGGTGGCAGTGAAGTTGAAGGCGTACCTGTTTTTAATACATTAAAAGAAGCTGTTTTGGCAACAGGTGCAAATGCCTCAGTTATTTACGTACCTGCGCCATTTGCTGCAGATGCAATCATGGAAGCAGTTGATGCTGAACTTGATTTAGTTATTTGTATCACGGAAAATATTCCAGTACTTGATATGATTAAAGTGAAGCGTTATATGGAAGGCAAAAAAACGCGCCTTATTGGTCCAAACTGTCCTGGTGTAATCAGCCCCGGAGAATCAAAAATTGGTATTATGCCTGGTTATATTCACAAAAAAGGGCATATCGGCGTAGTATCTCGTTCTGGGACACTTACTTATGAAGCTGTACATCAATTAACTACGGCTGGACTAGGTCAAACAAGTGCAGTTGGTATTGGCGGTGACCCTGTAAACGGGACAAACTTTATTGATGTCCTAGATGCATTCAATAAAGATCCAGAAACTTATGCCGTAATTATGATTGGCGAAATCGGTGGAACAGCAGAAGAAGAAGCTGCTGAATGGGTAAAAGAAAATATGACAAAACCTGTTGTAGGGTTTATCAGTGGTCGCATGGCACCTCCGGGAAAACGTATGGGACATGCAGGGGCAATTATTTCTGGTGGTAAAGGAACTGCCGATGAAAAAATCCGCGTAATGAATGCATGTGGGATTGAGGTTGCCCAAACACCTGCCGTTATGGGCGAAACTTTGATTAAAGTAATCAAAGAAAAAGGGATTTACGAAAAATGTAAAGGTTAAACTATAAAAGTATATCGTTTTTATTCTCTATAAATAAAAATAAAGCTAGCGTATGAAGCAGAGCACTTCGCTTCATACGCTAGCTATTTTTTATTACTTTCTTCATATTCTATAGACATTGAATAAAATCTATCATGGGTAGAGGTTTTGAAAAATAATTTGAGCAAATCATATAATACATATATAAAATTTAAGGTTATTTTGTCAAAAACCCAAAATAATACGGGAAATTTTTTATCAAATATAATTTCTATTAATGTCAATCTTCTTTACCACATCTAGAAAAAAGCTGTACATCCTCTATCGAAAATGCACAGCTTTTAAAATTTATTTTTTTTAATCACCCACCAGGGGGCCATGGAAGTATCTTGATGTCCTTTGCCAAACCATTGCCATAAATTTGCCACTAAAGCATTGATTCGTCCAATAAACATAAATGCAGGAATAAATAGCAAATATGGAATTCTTGCTAAATCTTCACATATCCGCTCAGACAATAACCAAACTGAAAAAATATACATACACGAGTGCATAATAAAATAAAAGAGATACATAAAGATCATTAGTGCAATTGCAAATGACCAAGGATATGCAATACAAAGCCATATGGTATAAAAAAATACAGTACAGGGAATCACCAGATTTGTGAACATTCTCACCAGCAAACCGATAAAATTCGGCCACCCAATAAATTTGGGACTTAACGTATGTTTATGCTTGGCTAAAATAAACGAGTAATCTCCATCCCAGCGAATTCTTTGTTTCAAGTAATTTTTTAAAGTGACAGGAACATCAGTAAAACACATCGCTTCTGGATCAAATACTATACGAAATTTCTTTTTCTTATTGGCAAAATAATTTTTTATTCGCATCGTCATGTCCAAATCTTCAGCTGTCCCCGCATCCCAGCCCATGACTAAATCCAACAGCTCCCGACGGAAAATACCAAACGCGCCAGATATATTATTGACCATATTAAAAGTACTCAAGGCACTCTTAGATGATTGAATGGCGATAAAATATTCAATCGCTTGAAATGATGTCCAAATGCTTTCATTTGCATTTCGTACTCTTAGACATCCACTCACGGCAACTACTTCGGAATTTTCAAAATGTCGCGTTGCCCGTTCTACCATATTATTGTCCATAGATGAATCACCATCTACCTTAATAATAATTTCACCATCAGCAAATTGAAGCCCGGCATTACTGCTCGACACAACGCCACCGCGCTGCCATTTCGGAATCACGAGGAGTTTCCGATTTAAAAATTCATTTACATAGCCACTCATCGATTGAGCCACCCGCAAAGTTTCTTGATTTGCAGCCGCCCCGTCAACCAGAACGATCAACTGAATTTTCCCTGGATATATCTGTTCCGTTAATGAGCGAATCGTCTGCTTTATCGCTGCCCCTTCACTATAACAAGTAATAATACAAGAAACAGAAGGAAAGTAATCACGTCTTACGCCTTCGTGCATTCGCTCCCATTTATAACGGACAATTCCTACGAGAATAAATAAAGTCCACGGAATCTCAAAAAATATCACCAACGGCATTAAAGTGAGAAGAATACTAGAAAATTCATGATTAGAGATAGGATGCACAAGAATTTCCGACAAAATTTCTATCACGCTATAAATCATTTGCTTTCCTACTCTCGCCTTGCAGCTTCATATTGATTAATAAATAGCATTGTAGCATTTTCCTTTCCTACATATTCTTTTGGTATCTGAACACTGTGGCACTCAATTCTAGCAATGCTCTTTTCGTCAATCATAATCAACTTTTCTAGTTCCATTAGCCTAGCTGCTAATATATCGCCACCTTGCGCTGAGGTTCTAGGAAGCAATATCCAAAAGGTATCTTCACTACTATTGGTAGTCAGATCAGTAAATCGCACCATCGACCGAATTCTCTCCGCCAGCTCTTGCACTATATTGACGAGACACTCTCTGCCAACATTTTCCTCAATCAT
This genomic interval from Selenobaculum gibii contains the following:
- the sucD gene encoding succinate--CoA ligase subunit alpha codes for the protein MSVFINENTKVVVQGITGSAAKFHTKQMLEYGTKIVAGVTPGKGGSEVEGVPVFNTLKEAVLATGANASVIYVPAPFAADAIMEAVDAELDLVICITENIPVLDMIKVKRYMEGKKTRLIGPNCPGVISPGESKIGIMPGYIHKKGHIGVVSRSGTLTYEAVHQLTTAGLGQTSAVGIGGDPVNGTNFIDVLDAFNKDPETYAVIMIGEIGGTAEEEAAEWVKENMTKPVVGFISGRMAPPGKRMGHAGAIISGGKGTADEKIRVMNACGIEVAQTPAVMGETLIKVIKEKGIYEKCKG
- a CDS encoding glycosyltransferase family 2 protein, yielding MIYSVIEILSEILVHPISNHEFSSILLTLMPLVIFFEIPWTLFILVGIVRYKWERMHEGVRRDYFPSVSCIITCYSEGAAIKQTIRSLTEQIYPGKIQLIVLVDGAAANQETLRVAQSMSGYVNEFLNRKLLVIPKWQRGGVVSSSNAGLQFADGEIIIKVDGDSSMDNNMVERATRHFENSEVVAVSGCLRVRNANESIWTSFQAIEYFIAIQSSKSALSTFNMVNNISGAFGIFRRELLDLVMGWDAGTAEDLDMTMRIKNYFANKKKKFRIVFDPEAMCFTDVPVTLKNYLKQRIRWDGDYSFILAKHKHTLSPKFIGWPNFIGLLVRMFTNLVIPCTVFFYTIWLCIAYPWSFAIALMIFMYLFYFIMHSCMYIFSVWLLSERICEDLARIPYLLFIPAFMFIGRINALVANLWQWFGKGHQDTSMAPWWVIKKNKF